The genomic stretch CCTTCTTGCGAGCTCCTACCGTTTGGCTCTTGCAATTTTAGGTGGATATTTTACTGCAAAACTTGCTCCTCATAATCCGATTGGGCACGTAATCACATTAGGTGTGATAGGAACAATCGCAAGCACCTTGGGTCATATACAAATGGGAGACCAAGGCCCGGCTTGGTATTCTATCGGGTTGATCGTAATTTCTATTCCTTTGTCTTTATTAGGTGGATTCATTTACCTAAAGCGTAGAGGATAAGAATATGCAAAAGGCCACTCCATTTTTAATGTTCGATAAGGGTTTGGAAGAAGCTCTTCAATTCTATTCTGGTATATTCAAAAATATGAAAATAGAAAATCTCACAAAACTAGGGGGAGGAATGGTTTCCGCCAGTTTTGTGATAGAAGGCCAGAAGTTTTTGGCTTTCACTGGAGGCCCTCATTTCCAATTTACGGAGGCATTTTCAGTTTATATCAGTGCGGAAACCCAAGAAGAAATAGATGATCTGTATGAAAAACTTGCCTCGGGTGGAATTAAACAACCATGTGGTTGGGTAAAAGATAAGTTCGGTCTATCTTGGCAGATCATTCCTCCAATCCTGGAGAAATATCTATATGATAAAAACCAAGAAAAAGCGCAAAGAGTTATGCAGGCAATGTTACAAATGCATAAGATAGATATTTCTAAACTACAGGAAGCTTACGACAAAAATTAATTTTTAAGACCGCCCGAATTCCCGGGCGGATTTGTTTCAGGCCTAAGCGGATCTTTTACTTAAAAACACTGGAATGCCGCTAAAGGCCGCATTTCCGGATAGTTCATCCAAAACCTGATCATCAGTCAGATCGTTGATACTGGATCCCGCAAATTTAGAAGCAACTTGTAAAGAAACTCCTTCCTTAGCATGTCCGAATCCGTGAGGAATACTTACGACACCTCTCATCATTTCTTCTGTAATTTCAGCAGGTAGTCCGATCTTACCAACTCTGGATTCTACAAAAACTTCCTCTTCTTCTTTGATTCCGAGTAAATTTGCATCTTCCGGATGGATCATCAGCGTGCAGCGATCTTTTCCGGTCATCAGTTTGGGAAGATTATGCATCCATGAATTATTATTTCGTAAATGTCTTCTTCCTATCAGCAAGAAAGAGCCGTTTTCCTTTTTGTCTGCGAGAAGTTTTTGTCCGTACTTGGCCAATCGATCCAGATCGGAAACTACTTCTTTCGGAGTAAGTCTTATCATCTTATCTTCTGTCCAAAGTCTTTCCGGAAAACAAGGTTTCAATGCTCCCAGGTCCACTCCATGAGGACTGTTTTTCAGAAGTTCCAAACTCATTCCGACGGAAGATCCAGATTTTTCTCCGTATGGGCCAGACTTCAAAGCGTGATCTATGATTGCAGAAGGAGTGATCTTGGTTTTGATCAATTCTTTAGGTAAAGGTTTTTCGGATTTTAACAGCTCTATTCTTTTGGTTAGATCCGAAAAAATTTCCCAATCATGCAACATCCCTTCTTCCGGTTCGAATGCAGGTTGGTTATATCTTACAGTATTTCGTACCGCAAAAACATTAAACACCAAATCGTAATGGTCATGTTCCAAAGCCGAGCTCGGTGGAAGAATATAATGAGCGTGTTTTGTAGTCTCATTTAGATAAAAGTCCACGCTTACCATAAATTCCAGATTCGAGACTGCCTTCTCCAATTGAGAACCATTTGGAGTAGAAAGTACAGGATTTCCTGCAGAAGTTACGAGCGCCTTGACTTGACCTTGTCCCGGGGTCAAAATTTCTTCTGCAAGTGCAGCAACTGGTAATTCTTCGTTAAATTCAGGTAAGTCTCTGACTCGAGAACCGTAGGTATGAAAACTTCCGGGAGAACTTTTCATCACTCCTTTAGGATCGATCATATCCACCGCAGGGAGTGTGAACATTGCACCTCCTACAGAGTCCATATTTCCTGTAATACAATTGATAGAATTAATCAGCCATTGGCAAAGTGCACCGAAAGCCTGTGTAGAAACTCCAACACGACCATAACATACTGCACCGTTCGCTTTGGAAAATTCGAGTGCAATCCGTTCCACAGTTTCTGTGGAAATACCTGTCAGCTTTTCAGTTTCGGAGGCAGGATATTTTGCAGCGATCGATCTGAGTTTTTCTAGATCTTCTTCCTTAATGAAAGAATTTTTCTTTGTTAATTTTTTCTTAAATAACACATCTATAATGGAAAGTAAGAAGAATGCATCGGTCCCAGGTAGAATAAAATGATGTTCGTCTGCGTGCACTGCAGTTTCAGTTTTTCTAGGATCTATAACTACGTATTTTCCTCCTCTTTCTTGGATCTCTTTGAGTCTCTTTTTTACATCCGGAACAGTCATTAAACTTCCGTTAGATGCAAATGGATTTCCGCCTAAGATTAAAAAGAAATTTGTCCTGTCTATATCCGGAATCGGGACCAGAAGTTGATGGCCGAACATCCAATAGGAAAGTAATTGATGAGGAAGTTGGTCTACAGAAGTTGCAGAATAATTATTTTTAGTTCTTAAACGTCCGATAAACCTTTGGCCGAATAACATAGAACCGTAATTATGAACACTCGGGTTTCCGCTATAAACTGCGATGGAATCATTTCCATATTTATTTTGGATCTCTACAAGTTTTGCAGCGATATCACTGAGAGCTGTGACCCAGTCTACCTTCTCCCATCCGTTTTCTGTACGTTTTAAAGGAAATTTTAGTCGGTCCGGATCCTCATATAAATTTTTAAGTTCAGGTCCTTTGGCGCATAAATGGCCTCTACTGAACTTATCCTCTTTATCCCCTCTGACTGCGACTACTACATTGTCCTCTATCTCTAGTCTCAGTCCGCACATAGCTTCGCATAAAGTGCATGATCTATAATGTTGGCGTACCATTTCTTGTTCCTGTCCCCGGGTGAGTTATCTCCCATCTGAAATTAGAAAGCAAGCATTTACGAAGTTTATAGGACTTTATATGATTGGAGGCTCGAACTATTTCAATAGTTTATTCAAATAAGGAACTAGATGTTTGGAAAGGATCTTATGACCTTCTGCAGTGGGATGGATCCCATCATCTTGGTTTAACCTTCTGTCTCCGGCAACTCCTTCCAGCAAGAATGGCATAAACTCGGTCTTTTCCTTTTTAGAGATCCTTGGAAAGAGAGCCGCAAATTCTTTCGCGTACTGAGGTCCCATATTCGGAAGTGTTCTCATCCCGATTAACAAAATTTTAATGGAAGGATATTTTGATCTGGCTTCTCGGATAATCCGTGTAAGATTTTCCTCCGTCATCTTTGTAGGCAGTCCTCTTAAAGAATCGTTTGCACCGAGCTCCAGGACGAATACATCGTACTTTGTATTCAATACCCAGTCCAGTCTTGCAAGTCCTCCGGATGTCGTATCTCCGCTCACTCCTGCGTTTACATATTGCAGATCCGGATATTTTTTTTGAAGTTCCAAGGCAGCTAGGTGAACAAAGGATTCTTCAGGCCCATTCAACCCATAACCCGCAGTCAAACTATCTCCGAAAAATAGGATTTTTTTACCGTTTGTTTTTGTTTCCATTTTAAGAGAAGTCTGCTGTTCTTGTTCTGATCCTTCTTTATTGCAAGAAGCAACCAAAGAGAAGAGTATTAAAATACTAAAAAATCTATAATACGATAAACGGCTCATTTTTTCTCCTATCTCCAATCCGACCCATCAGATCCAGCCAAGGTCCCAAAAACTAGGGCTTTAAGTTCTGCTTTACGAATACACAACCGATTGGGATCTAGTAAGTATGTTCAAACGGTTTTTAGTCGCAGGCATTTCTGCCGCTTTCTTAATCTTCTTATTTTTTTGGTTGGGCCAATTCAGAAGTGAACTCCAAGCCCAGGAAATCCAAGAAGGAATGCTCCGTCAAGCCGAGGAGATCAGTTCCAAACTCAGCCCGGAAGAATTAGTTGGTCAGGTGATCCATGTTGCCATCCCTGGAACCGTTTTAGATCCAATCGCTAAAAAAGAAATCGAGACAATCAAACCCGGTGGAGTTATCTTATTCGGAAGAAACTTAGGTTCCAAGTCCGAGATCAAATCCTTGAACAAAGACCTACAAACAAGTGCATTAGAAAATACTGGATTACCATTGCTTATCTCCGTAGACCAAGAAGGCGGAAGAGTGATCCGTGTGAAAGACGGAGTAACTCAATTCCCTGGAGCAATGGCACTCGGCCAGACCAAGGACAAGGACATGGCCAAAAAAGTGGGCTTTGTTACTTCATACCAATTGAGAAAACTGGGATTAAACTTTTTATTCGCTCCTGATATGGATATAAACAATAATCCATTCAATCCGGTTATCAATACCAGATCTCTAGGAAGTAATCTAGAAACCGTATTAAATGCGGGAGTTTCCTATGAAGAAGGAGCAAGACTCGGCGGTTCCATTCCTGTAATCAAACATTTCCCAGGTCATGGGGACACCAATGTAGATAGCCATTTAGGACTTCCTAAAATAGAAAAAACATTGGAAGAATTGAAAAGTTTCGAGCTCATTCCATTCCAAACTGCAATCCAAAATGGTGCGGATGCGATCATGAGTGCCCATATCGTATATCCTAAGATCGATCCGAATTTTCCTGCTACACTCTCTTCTAAAATTTTAGGAGATCTACTTCGTAAAGAATTCCAATACCAAGGATTGATCATTACTGATGCAATGGAAATGGACGCAATAGACGAACATTACCAAAAAGAAGATCCAGGAGTACTAGCTCTAATCGCAGGTGCGGATATTATTTTAATGACTAGCTGGGGTCCGACTACTCAATCCATGAGAGACCAGATCTTAAAGGCTTACAAAAAAGGAACTCTAGTACGAGAAGGAAAAGATCTTCTTAAAGAAGCAGTCAAAAGACAAATTTATTATAAATTAAAATACGGGATCATTTCTGAGTTTGGAGAAGTGGCTAAAACTGGAAAAGCTAACTCTATTTTCCCGAAAGAACTTCCGGAAGTATTAAAAAATCATTTTATCGAACAGGATAAAAATAGAGAAAATTTATTCTCACAATATTACCAAGATTCTCTAAATAGAGATGTAAGCAGAAAGGCAATCGTTTCCTTTCCTAAAACATTCTTCCCCGAACAAATATCCGTTGAGAATACCGTATTCTATTTAAAAGGAGAAGAATTTGTCTCCGATCTAAGAACTCGCACTATTACCAATTCGGATCTTGCCGGCCTTCGCAAGAAGTTAGAAAAGAAAGAAGCGAAACGTGCAGTCTTAAATTCATTTACTCAAACTGAATTGGATCTGGCACTTTCTCTTGCTCAAAAATTTCCGGAAGCTGAAATCGTATGTTTACATTACGGAACTCCATTCTTGGATCTTCCGGATGCAGCAAATCTAAAAATCTTATTTTCCTTCTCGCCTACTTTGGAATCCAAAAGGGCTTTATTATATTCCGTCTTGGACAGAAAAAATGAGATCCCTCTAGTAGATCTGATCTTAAAGCCGAATCCCAAAAAAGCTTCCGCGTCTACAGAAATTGAAGAAGATTCGGTAAGTAAGAATACTAAATAATTTGGAAACAAGACTCCCGGTCATACAAAAAACAAATAGACCGGGAATCTATGTACATTACCCATTCTGCGTTCATAAATGTAGTTACTGCGATTTTTATTCGGAAGGGATAGGATTAGAACCTTCTCCCTTAGAAGAAAATTTATTTTCCAAATATAAAGAAGAAGTTTCACTAAGACTGAAAAACTTTCCGAACTATCAGGATCATATATTTGATAGTTTATTTTTCGGCGGAGGAACTCCTTCCAAGGCTTCCTACGCACGATATGCTGATTTTATAAAATTCTTAAAAGACAATCTAAATTTTTCTCCCGATTCCGAAATCACATTAGAATGTAATCCTGAGGATGTAACTCCTGAATATCTGCAAGGACTCTATGATGCTGGAATCAACAGAGTTCATGTTGGAATACAATCCTTTCTCCCCAAAAATCTGAAATTTTTAGACAGATATTTCGATCCAGAAACCTATTCCAGAACTTTAGAAGCATTACAAACTTCTAAAATAAAAAACTACGGTGCGGATCTGATGTTCGGAGTTCCAGGACAATCAGAAAAAGAATTTTATGAGGATGCAAATTCAGTTTTAGCCTCAGGAGTTTCTCATATCAGTATTTATGCTCTCACTGTGGAAAAAGGAACGGAATACAGTAGAAAAGTTTCCGCAGGAATGATGGCACCACCTGCTGAGGAAGTTCAGGAAAAAATCCTACATGATCTTCCTGATTTTTTAAAATCCAAAGGATTTGTTCAATACGAGGTTTCTAATTATTCCAAGCCTGGACTTTTTTCCAGGCATAATATGAAATATTGGACCTACGAATATTATTTAGGGATTGGTCCGGGTGCCCATGGATTTTTACCTGCTGGCAGGTATTCCAACCCTAGAAATACTTCCGCTTATATTAACGGAACAGGAAAAAATTCCTCCTCTTACGAGCCTTCTGATACATTTGAAGAAATCCTAATATCCGTTTTTAGAATATTTCTTCCGGTAGATCTAAAAGATTTTCTGGATTATTTTCCGGACAAAAAAGAAAGGATACTTTCTAAATTAAAACAAAAAGTGTCTGAAGGAAAATGCAGCTTGGACGGCACCATTTTTCAATGGAATTCCAGTTCGGTTCTATTTTTGGATTCCGAAATTTTAGATCTAGCCGATCAGGAACCTTAATCCACTTTAAACTTTTCGATCAGTTTGGAAAGTTGTTCCGCTAACATTTGGGTCTCGCCAGAGAACGTAGTAAGATCATCTGCGCCACCCGCAATTTCCTGGGTCCCTTCCGAAATACTGATGATCGTTTTAGTGATCTCATTCGTAGCATTTTTTTGTTCGATAACTGCTTCTTCGATCTGCATACTGAAAGAAGTTAAAGTATTGGAACTAGTTTGGATCCTGCCGGTATTGGCCTCTTGGTCTTTCACGGAGACTAAAACCTTATTCGCGGAGATCTCGAACTCGTTCACACTTTGTTTCAATTTTTTTAATATTTGAGAAGCCTCTTCGACTTTCGAGTTACCGTTCATCACTGCATCATTTGTGGATTCTACAAGTTCTCCGATTTCCTGTACAGAGCTAGACGTTTGAGAGGCAAGTTTACCTATCTCTTCCGCAACGACAGCAAATCCTTTTCCGGCTTCTCCGGCCCTGGCTGCTTCTATTGCCGCGTTTAATGCAAGAAGATTCGTTTTTTCAGAAATTTCGGTGATAATAGATAAGATTTCCGTAATTCTAGAGGCACTTTCTCCGATCTCCCCCATTGCATTCGTGGAAGCAAACATTGCGTTCTCGCCTGTTACTGCCTGTCTTTTGGATTCTACGGCAAGATTAACAAGGCCTTGCATCTCTTGGTTAATACTTACGATTTGCTCTTTCAATCGCATAGAGTTACCATCTATCTCTTTGGTATTCTCTACTGCTTTTTCCATGGACTTGCCCACGTTTTGAGCAGAGGCGGCGAGTTCTTCTACTGCCGCGGAAGATTCTTCTGCAGCAGAAGCTTGTGTCTGCGCGATATCTGCAAAGTTTCTAGAAGAAACAGCCATCTCTTCTGATTTAGAGCCCAATTTTTCGGAAGAGGATCTCATCTCCTTGACCACGTTTAGGAGATTTTCCCTCATCTGATCCATAGACATGAATAATGTGCCTATCTCGTCTTTTACAAGATAATCGTTCTTAACAGTCAGATTTCCCTTAGCGATCTCATCTGAGAAACCGATCGCTTTCAAAAGACCTGAGCTCACCAA from Leptospira neocaledonica encodes the following:
- a CDS encoding VOC family protein, which encodes MQKATPFLMFDKGLEEALQFYSGIFKNMKIENLTKLGGGMVSASFVIEGQKFLAFTGGPHFQFTEAFSVYISAETQEEIDDLYEKLASGGIKQPCGWVKDKFGLSWQIIPPILEKYLYDKNQEKAQRVMQAMLQMHKIDISKLQEAYDKN
- a CDS encoding molybdopterin-dependent oxidoreductase; the protein is MCGLRLEIEDNVVVAVRGDKEDKFSRGHLCAKGPELKNLYEDPDRLKFPLKRTENGWEKVDWVTALSDIAAKLVEIQNKYGNDSIAVYSGNPSVHNYGSMLFGQRFIGRLRTKNNYSATSVDQLPHQLLSYWMFGHQLLVPIPDIDRTNFFLILGGNPFASNGSLMTVPDVKKRLKEIQERGGKYVVIDPRKTETAVHADEHHFILPGTDAFFLLSIIDVLFKKKLTKKNSFIKEEDLEKLRSIAAKYPASETEKLTGISTETVERIALEFSKANGAVCYGRVGVSTQAFGALCQWLINSINCITGNMDSVGGAMFTLPAVDMIDPKGVMKSSPGSFHTYGSRVRDLPEFNEELPVAALAEEILTPGQGQVKALVTSAGNPVLSTPNGSQLEKAVSNLEFMVSVDFYLNETTKHAHYILPPSSALEHDHYDLVFNVFAVRNTVRYNQPAFEPEEGMLHDWEIFSDLTKRIELLKSEKPLPKELIKTKITPSAIIDHALKSGPYGEKSGSSVGMSLELLKNSPHGVDLGALKPCFPERLWTEDKMIRLTPKEVVSDLDRLAKYGQKLLADKKENGSFLLIGRRHLRNNNSWMHNLPKLMTGKDRCTLMIHPEDANLLGIKEEEEVFVESRVGKIGLPAEITEEMMRGVVSIPHGFGHAKEGVSLQVASKFAGSSINDLTDDQVLDELSGNAAFSGIPVFLSKRSA
- a CDS encoding arylesterase: MSRLSYYRFFSILILFSLVASCNKEGSEQEQQTSLKMETKTNGKKILFFGDSLTAGYGLNGPEESFVHLAALELQKKYPDLQYVNAGVSGDTTSGGLARLDWVLNTKYDVFVLELGANDSLRGLPTKMTEENLTRIIREARSKYPSIKILLIGMRTLPNMGPQYAKEFAALFPRISKKEKTEFMPFLLEGVAGDRRLNQDDGIHPTAEGHKILSKHLVPYLNKLLK
- a CDS encoding glycoside hydrolase family 3 protein, coding for MFKRFLVAGISAAFLIFLFFWLGQFRSELQAQEIQEGMLRQAEEISSKLSPEELVGQVIHVAIPGTVLDPIAKKEIETIKPGGVILFGRNLGSKSEIKSLNKDLQTSALENTGLPLLISVDQEGGRVIRVKDGVTQFPGAMALGQTKDKDMAKKVGFVTSYQLRKLGLNFLFAPDMDINNNPFNPVINTRSLGSNLETVLNAGVSYEEGARLGGSIPVIKHFPGHGDTNVDSHLGLPKIEKTLEELKSFELIPFQTAIQNGADAIMSAHIVYPKIDPNFPATLSSKILGDLLRKEFQYQGLIITDAMEMDAIDEHYQKEDPGVLALIAGADIILMTSWGPTTQSMRDQILKAYKKGTLVREGKDLLKEAVKRQIYYKLKYGIISEFGEVAKTGKANSIFPKELPEVLKNHFIEQDKNRENLFSQYYQDSLNRDVSRKAIVSFPKTFFPEQISVENTVFYLKGEEFVSDLRTRTITNSDLAGLRKKLEKKEAKRAVLNSFTQTELDLALSLAQKFPEAEIVCLHYGTPFLDLPDAANLKILFSFSPTLESKRALLYSVLDRKNEIPLVDLILKPNPKKASASTEIEEDSVSKNTK
- the hemW gene encoding radical SAM family heme chaperone HemW; this translates as METRLPVIQKTNRPGIYVHYPFCVHKCSYCDFYSEGIGLEPSPLEENLFSKYKEEVSLRLKNFPNYQDHIFDSLFFGGGTPSKASYARYADFIKFLKDNLNFSPDSEITLECNPEDVTPEYLQGLYDAGINRVHVGIQSFLPKNLKFLDRYFDPETYSRTLEALQTSKIKNYGADLMFGVPGQSEKEFYEDANSVLASGVSHISIYALTVEKGTEYSRKVSAGMMAPPAEEVQEKILHDLPDFLKSKGFVQYEVSNYSKPGLFSRHNMKYWTYEYYLGIGPGAHGFLPAGRYSNPRNTSAYINGTGKNSSSYEPSDTFEEILISVFRIFLPVDLKDFLDYFPDKKERILSKLKQKVSEGKCSLDGTIFQWNSSSVLFLDSEILDLADQEP
- a CDS encoding methyl-accepting chemotaxis protein — translated: MSIRLRISLYISIVLFTAFSLLAAYNSYSSYQNLREEVEQSSDVTAERWTFEIMEQLNTLMGLIRGLRFPLIYASPPREQVIQTLREIMKRNDDYFGMWICYEPNAYDGKDALYKNKLGHDESGRFIPYLNRARAKDIVDLEPLRDYNNTDGTGDFYQVTKKTDKPTVVGPYSYTVSGKDILMISLVVPISVPDHFYGAAGMDIDLKYLQEKIGNKKPFRNKGHIAFISPAGLYAINGENPELLGKKIPDENELKQYLENVKEGKRFVYESGGNTAYYFPFHIGKDPKFWTLMVSIPNSVYYESIGDIILKAALSSFLILIVVLLSLNLIFDRLVSSGLLKAIGFSDEIAKGNLTVKNDYLVKDEIGTLFMSMDQMRENLLNVVKEMRSSSEKLGSKSEEMAVSSRNFADIAQTQASAAEESSAAVEELAASAQNVGKSMEKAVENTKEIDGNSMRLKEQIVSINQEMQGLVNLAVESKRQAVTGENAMFASTNAMGEIGESASRITEILSIITEISEKTNLLALNAAIEAARAGEAGKGFAVVAEEIGKLASQTSSSVQEIGELVESTNDAVMNGNSKVEEASQILKKLKQSVNEFEISANKVLVSVKDQEANTGRIQTSSNTLTSFSMQIEEAVIEQKNATNEITKTIISISEGTQEIAGGADDLTTFSGETQMLAEQLSKLIEKFKVD